In Macadamia integrifolia cultivar HAES 741 chromosome 5, SCU_Mint_v3, whole genome shotgun sequence, a single window of DNA contains:
- the LOC122080155 gene encoding sphinganine C4-monooxygenase 1-like, with translation MGLTISDELLGTFVPIVVYWLYSGFYILLGFFENYRLHTRKEEDVKNLVSKGTVVKGVLLQQTVQAAVAIILFTVTGNGSQAALDMQPNFVVLVRQFLIAMLVLDTWQYFMHRYMHHNKFLYRHIHSQHHQLVVPYAFGALYNHPLEGLILDTIGGALSFLLSGMLPRASIFFFSFATIKTVDDHCGLWLPGNLFHVLFRNNTAYHDVHHQFYGNKYNFSQPFFVMWDRILGTYMPYTLEKRVGGGFEARPTKENKVY, from the exons ATGGGTTTAACTATCTCGGATGAACTGTTAGGAACTTTTGTTCCGATTGTTGTTTACTGGCTATATTCTGGCTTTTATATTCTTCTGGGTTTCTTTGAAAATTATCGGTTGCACACGAGGAAGGAAGAGGACGTTAAGAACCTGGTTTCCAAGGGTACCGTAGTCAAAGGTGTTCTTCTTCAGCAGACGGTTCAAGCTGCTGTTGCGATAATCTTGTTCACT GTTACAGGAAATGGTAGTCAGGCAGCCCTAGATATGCAACCTAACTTTGTTGTGTTAGTGAGGCAGTTCTTGATTGCAATGCTGGTTTTGGATACATGGCAATATTTTATGCATAGATACATGCACCATAACAAGTTCTTGTACCGGCATATCCATTCTCAGCATCATCAGCTAGTTGTTCCCTATGCTTTTGGAGCTCTTTATAACCATCCTTTGGAGGGACTTATTCTAGACACAATTGGTGGGGCCCTATCTTTCCTCCTCTCTGGTATGTTACCCCGAGCTtcaatcttctttttctcctttgctACCATCAAGACCGTAGATGACCACTGTGGGTTATGGCTTCCTGGGAATCTCTTCCATGTGTTGTTTAGAAACAACACTGCGTATCATGATGTCCATCACCAGTTCTACGGGAACAAATATAATTTCTCGCAGCCATTCTTTGTTATGTGGGATAGAATTCTTGGAACCTACATGCCTTACACACTTGAGAAGAGAGTTGGTGGGGGTTTTGAAGCACGCCCAACAAAGGAGAACAAAGTTTACTGA
- the LOC122079125 gene encoding protein PHYTOCHROME KINASE SUBSTRATE 1-like, giving the protein MATAALTPACDGNLSRTLTCESGNTHVLDASFSYLHSSEETFILKLAELTRNPSPTFNGAQEPPSHYQISLGRKKTDGEISVFGAEKYFNGGIDDHTQRIAEKVAVKQHQRDERPNLQFEKPQIKHRTPSTCSKVSWNSQSALLPSFLRDQSPNKQNGVQGKRFLSIFGCNCSCSGKKSINVDENAGEIENSRNYRSNVDYKGSYDKEMITMEPTKINQGSIDLVGTGTKQKQFKEEMLLGKFQKLRLSVVGMEKEDEPKKTFDVLGPPIGDLGLNMLAWDTIPKIKDTQATSGSGGNGMRELDMESDASSDLFEIESFSGKVHPSHTRQASDGRSSCVTPSEASIDWSVVTASAANFSTVSDQEERGSVSSSALKSNKTIMSNTRSNSSTAKERRPIMLSGCRSHKAVKVAADAYKMPEKGKNPHPNTRWPGLSDF; this is encoded by the coding sequence ATGGCTACAGCGGCATTAACACCAGCCTGTGATGGTAACCTTTCCCGGACCTTGACCTGCGAAAGCGGCAACACCCATGTTCTTGATGCCTCATTTTCTTATCTCCATAGCTCAGAAGAGACCTTCATACTGAAACTCGCGGAGTTGACTCGGAACCCATCTCCCACCTTCAACGGAGCCCAAGAGCCTCCCTCTCACTACCAAATAAGCTTAGGAAGAAAAAAGACTGATGGTGAAATCAGCGTCTTCGGTGCTGAAAAGTACTTCAATGGCGGAATTGATGACCATACACAACGAATTGCAGAGAAGGTAGCGGTAAAGCAGCATCAGAGAGATGAGCGTCCCAATTTACAATTCGAGAAACCCCAAATCAAGCACAGAACTCCGAGTACCTGTTCGAAGGTGAGTTGGAACAGCCAGAGTGCATTACTGCCAAGTTTCTTGAGAGACCAGTCTCCAAATAAGCAAAACGGGGTACAAGGTAAGAGATTTCTTTCTATATTCGGCTGCAATTGCTCTTGTTCTGGTAAGAAatccatcaatgtggatgaaAACGCCGGGGAAATTGAAAATTCACGAAATTACAGGAGCAATGTCGATTATAAGGGGTCTTATGACAAAGAGATGATCACAATGGAACCCACAAAAATCAATCAAGGTTCCATTGATTTAGTTGGAACTGGAACCAAGCAGAAgcaattcaaagaagaaatgCTGCTGGGGAAGTTCCAAAAGCTCCGTCTTTCTGTGGTGGGaatggagaaagaagatgagccAAAGAAGACATTCGATGTATTAGGGCCCCCAATTGGAGATTTGGGACTGAATATGTTGGCTTGGGATACCATTCCCAAAATCAAGGATACCCAAGCAACCTCTGGCAGCGGCGGAAATGGGATGCGCGAACTAGACATGGAGAGCGATGCGAGTTCAGACTTGTTCGAGATCGAGTCTTTTTCAGGGAAAGTTCATCCATCTCACACTCGACAGGCATCAGATGGCAGGTCAAGCTGCGTAACACCAAGTGAAGCGAGCATCGACTGGAGCGTCGTCACTGCCAGTGCTGCCAATTTCTCGACAGTATCGGatcaagaggagagaggatcAGTTTCATCATCAGCTCTTAAAAGTAACAAAACCATCATGAGCAATACAAGATCAAACTCAAGCACAGCCAAGGAACGAAGACCCATTATGTTGTCAGGTTGCAGAAGTCACAAAGCAGTGAAAGTGGCGGCTGATGCTTACAAGATGCCTGAGAAGGGAAAAAACCCACACCCCAACACGAGGTGGCCAGGGTTGTCTGATTTCTGA